Genomic DNA from Candidatus Nitronereus thalassa:
ATCTCGACAGGCACAGATCGTAGCAGCCATTCAGGCAGGAGCCCAGGGATACATCATGAAACCCTTTTCCCAGGAAAGCATCATACAGAAACTAGGACACCTTTTTCCTGAAGACATGAAACCTGCTGAATTAAAGCCTGAGGGTCAAGCCAATGAAAATCAATCCACGCCCACCGCTCCAGTAGGGTGATCGTCAAAGCAAGAACTTCTTTCATTGTTTTCATGTACAAATGGCATCCTAAGCACTTTCCTGTAGATCAGAGTGAAAGGATCACCTGAGCAAATCTCAGGAACCTTGTTCATCTCACCCTTCCAGCATTCCAAACCTTTTTAAAATCCGTGTGCTTCCAAGATCATTTCGAGATCTCCTTCAACAGGTATATTTCTGCTGTTTCATTTCCCCAGAATCCTTTTGGTGCATGATGTTGGCCTTTATCCAGTGCACACAAAAAAAGAATCTCTTCCTTTCTTAGCATCTGCCGATATAACAACCATGACCCCTTCTCCGCCCAAAACGGAGAGCAAGCCCTTGGAGATTACACCATAAAAGGAGCATGCAATCATGGACACTAGTGGCATTCCCCTCAATGTGTCGACTGAATCACTTGGTAGCTCCGCCTTTCAGGTAAATCAAGGTCTGGGAACACCTATTGAACAATCTCAACCAGTTCCTGCAGACGGGCCTCTAGCCCGCACTGACTCCGTAACGATCTCTTCTCAAGCCTTAAAACTTTCAAAACAACCGCACAATCAGGATCCCAAGTAATATCGCTTACCAACCATCCATTTTAAATTTTCCCCTTTGTAGGTTTGGGGAAGGCAATACAAAAGCGCTTAGTCAAGATCTTGGCAGGTCTTAAGTAGCCCCCCAAAAATCCCGAAGGGACAAAAAGAGGGTAAGGAGACATTGAAAATTTGAATTCACCACCCCTCGGCACTAGTCCAAAACAAGAATTTTTGCGTGAAGCTCACCAAAAAAAGGGATTGTATGGAGAACGCACAGGAAAACTCTGATCGACGACATTATGAAAAACGGGGAGTTGCCGTGCCGGCAGAAATTCAAGGGCGAGGGCCTGGGGATTCCGCCTTGGCCACACTCCACAAACAATTGGTCAAACGATACGGGGAAGGATGGGAGGTGGATTCCGTCTATCCCGGAGCCATCTGCGACAACGCCGAAGGGATTGATATGGAAGAAGGACACATGGTTATTTTCAAACGTCGAAGACAATTGCGAGATGAGTAACTTTTCTCCCCTAAAGAATTACATCCCCATCCATTGCGACCTATGATTCGGTTTGTCACCCTCGTTTCTACGAAATCTCCAGCCTGTTCAGCGTTATCGTCATCCCCTCAAGCGGCAGACCTGCCATCAGATTCCATTTGAGTTCTGGCCAAAGTCAACCGATAAATTCTTTATGCCTGTACCTCTCTTTACTATTAAGCTCGATTGCATGCCCTACGATCAACTTCGGTTGTTAGATGCCTGGGAAGCATGGGATGTGCCGTTGGAACAACAACGGGAATGGGTCATCCAATTATTTGGGAACCAATATGTCCATGACATGGAAGAGTTTCTTTCGAATCAGGCCATTTCCACACAAAAAGAAGGCCATCCAAACTCCCCACATCCTTCAGACAGCCCCCTAGATAGTCTCCCCGAAGATAGCCCAGGCACACAATAGCCTCCTCGGGCTCTGAGGCAAATTGATTCCCTCGAACCCCTCATTTTTCTTTTTCAATTTTACTCCACGAATCCCGTAAAGCTACAGTCCGGTTAAACACCAAGCGGCCCTCTGACGAATCTACGCTATCCGCACAAAAATATCCCTGCCGCTCAAATTGGAAATGTTGATCCGCTTTTGCCTGGCCCAGGCTGGGTTCCACATAGCATTGAGATAACCGCTCCATGGAATGGGGATTCAAATGATCCCGATAATCCTTACCCCCTTTGTCATTTCCAGGGTCCGGAACAAGGAAGAGATGATCATAAAGACGAACCTCGGCCTGAATGGCGTGCTCGGCGGAAACCCAATGCAAGGTTCCCTTTACTTTTCGCGAAGCCTGAGGCCCACCGCTTCGAGTTTCGGGGTCATAGGTGCAATGCACCTCTTGAATCTCCCCCGTCGCACTATCTTTGATCACCTGAGTACATTTAATGATATATGCATATCGAAGCCGAACCTCCTGTCCTGGGGCCAAACGAAAAAACTTTTTGGGTGGATCCTCCCGGAAATCATCCTGCTCAATATACAAAACCCTGGAAAAGGGAACGGTGCGCTTCCCCATAGTAGGATCTTCAGGATTATTCACTGCCATCAATTCTTCAACCTGTCCTTCTGGATAATTTTCAATCACCAATCGTAGCGGGCGTAGCACCGCCATGACTCGCATGGCGCGTCTATTCAAATCCTCACGGATGAAATGCTCAAGCAATTTCATTTCAGTCGTGCTGTCCCGCTTCGCCACACCGATATGGTCACAAAAGGCTCGAATGGATTCCGGAGTATACCCTCGTCTTCGAAGTCCCATCAGGGTGGGCAAACGTGGATCATCCCATCCTGAAACATGGCCCTCTTCCACCAATTCTAATAATTTGCGTTTACTCATAAGCGTATAGGTGAGATTCAATCGAGCAAATTCAATTTGTTGCGAATGCCGCTCGACCTGACAGGCATTAAGGACCCAATCGTACAAAGGTCGATGATCTTCAAACTCCAAGGTACATAACGAATGTGTAATGCTTTCGATGGAATCAGATAGTGGATGAGCAAAGTCGTAATTGGGATACATACACCATGCATCTCCGGTTCGATGATGATGAGCACGGCGAATACGATACAAAATCGGATCTCGAAGATTAATATTGGGGGAGGCCATATCAATTTTTGCCCGGAGTACATGCGCGCCATCGGGAAACTCGCCAGCGCGCATTCGGGCAAACAAGTCGAGATTTTCTTCAATCGAACGGGTGCGAAACGGACTGGGCGTTCCCGGCTCCGTTAACGTGCCCCGATGTTCTCGAATTTGGTCGGCATTCAAGCTGTCCACATAGGCTTGACCTTGTTTGATTAAGAACACCGCGTAATCATACAAGCGCTCGAAATAATCCGAGGCGTAGTACAAACGACTACCCCAATCAAACCCGAGCCATTGAACATCCGCTTGAATGGATGCGACATATTCCACATTCTCTTTGGTGGGATTGGTGTCATCAAACCGTAAATTGCAGAGGCCACCTGGAAACTCTTCCGCTACCCCAAAATTCAGACACATGGATTTGGCATGTCCA
This window encodes:
- a CDS encoding glutamine--tRNA ligase/YqeY domain fusion protein, coding for MEELKADSPKDFIRTIVAHDVETKKFDAEVRTRFPPEPNGYLHIGHAKSMCLNFGVAEEFPGGLCNLRFDDTNPTKENVEYVASIQADVQWLGFDWGSRLYYASDYFERLYDYAVFLIKQGQAYVDSLNADQIREHRGTLTEPGTPSPFRTRSIEENLDLFARMRAGEFPDGAHVLRAKIDMASPNINLRDPILYRIRRAHHHRTGDAWCMYPNYDFAHPLSDSIESITHSLCTLEFEDHRPLYDWVLNACQVERHSQQIEFARLNLTYTLMSKRKLLELVEEGHVSGWDDPRLPTLMGLRRRGYTPESIRAFCDHIGVAKRDSTTEMKLLEHFIREDLNRRAMRVMAVLRPLRLVIENYPEGQVEELMAVNNPEDPTMGKRTVPFSRVLYIEQDDFREDPPKKFFRLAPGQEVRLRYAYIIKCTQVIKDSATGEIQEVHCTYDPETRSGGPQASRKVKGTLHWVSAEHAIQAEVRLYDHLFLVPDPGNDKGGKDYRDHLNPHSMERLSQCYVEPSLGQAKADQHFQFERQGYFCADSVDSSEGRLVFNRTVALRDSWSKIEKEK